The following proteins come from a genomic window of Aggregicoccus sp. 17bor-14:
- a CDS encoding TIGR04563 family protein encodes MSTTDHRKQSLYFPEDMLEEIQREAVRQDRSISWIVQQSWKVARGDIRRMPSVNDVLGNFPSGPAVAVPASEPKSS; translated from the coding sequence ATGTCCACCACGGACCACCGCAAGCAGTCGCTCTACTTCCCCGAGGACATGCTCGAGGAGATCCAGCGCGAGGCCGTCCGCCAGGACCGGTCCATCTCCTGGATCGTGCAGCAGTCGTGGAAGGTGGCCCGGGGAGACATCCGCCGCATGCCGTCGGTGAATGACGTGCTCGGCAACTTCCCTTCGGGCCCGGCAGTCGCCGTGCCCGCGAGCGAGCCGAAGTCGTCGTAG
- a CDS encoding TIGR04563 family protein produces the protein MAGTDKRKQSLYFPEEMLKEIQEEANRQDRSLSWVVQQAWKIARERIKSFPAVNDVTGDERTDPREERT, from the coding sequence ATGGCAGGTACCGACAAGCGCAAGCAGTCATTGTACTTCCCCGAGGAGATGCTGAAGGAGATCCAGGAAGAGGCGAATCGCCAGGATCGCTCGCTCTCGTGGGTAGTGCAGCAGGCGTGGAAGATCGCGCGCGAGCGCATCAAGTCCTTCCCCGCGGTGAATGACGTGACGGGCGACGAGCGCACCGATCCGCGCGAGGAAAGGACCTAG